The Candidatus Dadabacteria bacterium region AGGACGCCGGGGATTTCCTCTATTTCCTCTTTTATTGCTGTGCCAAGAGGGTGGGCTTCTGTAAGCCTCATTCTCTTTTTTCCGCCCTCGAAGACCTCTACCGAGCGCGATATCTGCTCGATTTTCTTTTTTCCTATGCCGTCTACCTCGAGAATGTCCGGGCTGGCGATGGTTTCCTTAAGGCTTTCGATGTCCGCTACTCCGAAGTGCTTTACGAGGGTGCGGAGAAACTTCGGTCCGACTCCTCTTATATCGAGAAGTTCTGCGAGTTCGTCGGGAACCTGTTTTTTTATCTCCTCGTAGTAGGCGATCTTCCCGGTGAGCCTGTGCTCGATTATTTTCTGGGAAAGATCCTTGCCGATTCCCGGTATCGTTGAGAGTTCCTTTTCCCCATCGAACTCCTCAAGGGAATCCGGCATTGAGGAGATGTTGCGCGAGGCCTTTCTGTAGGCGTTTATCTTGAAGACGTTTTCATCCAGAATCTCAAGAGAATCGGCTATCCTTGAGAATATTTTCGCAATCTCGTTGTTTACGCTGTCCATAAAGCACGTTGGGGCCTCAGGAGACTTTCTGGGTCTGCATTGAGTACTTCTTTATTCCTAGGACTATTCCGTCCACTATTCTATTTATGTAGGCTTCGCTCTTCAGTCTTTTTTCCTCTCTGGGATTTGTTATGAAAGAGGTCTCAATCAGCAGGCTTGGCACATCCGCTCCGATCAGCACGACAAAAGGCGCCTTTTTCACTCCCTTGTTGTTTATGTACTTGTATTTCACGGAAACGTTCTGGATTATGGATTTCTGCACGTAACCGGCGACCTGCTGGGACTCTTCTTTCTTGGCGCTGAGTATATATTGCTTGAGCGTGCTTCCAAGCTCATTCAGTCCCTTGGTCGTGGTGGCGTTCTCCCTGGCCGCGAGCTGCAGTGAGGTCTGGTCGTCTGTAAAGCCCAGTATGTAGGTCTCTATTCCGTGCGCCTTTTTCCTTCTTGCCCCGTTGCAGTGTATGGATATGAAAATGTCTGCCTTTCTTTTTTTCGCTATTGCCGTGCGCTCCTCAAGAGGAATGAACCTGTCGGTGCTTCTTGTAAGGTAGACGTTTTCTATGCCGAAGCTCTTTCCCTCTTCTATAAGCCTCTCCCTCAGTCTCTTGGCTATCCTGAGGTTTACGTCCTTTTCCCTGAGGCCGCTTGGACCTACGGCTCCCGGATCATGTCCTCCGTGGCCCGGGTCGATCACTATGGTCCTTACCTTGAGTCCGAGGGCTTGCTTGAGGCTCGCTATCTCTCCTTCGGGAACCTTGGATTTAAGAGAGGGTCCCTGCTTGTCGTGTGAAGGAGCACCCTCCGCGAATATTTTCTCAGGCTGCGCTCCCGCTCCCTTTATGTCCATCACGAGCCGGAAAGAGGGGTTCTGTTCCGATTTTGGCAGGGAAAAGACCTTGTGGCCTTCAAGATCCTTTATGTAGAGCACGACGCGCGAGATTCCCGGGCGGTTGCTCGCGAAACTTATCTTCTCAAGAAGTCCTTTCGTGATGGGCTCGATGTTGACCGAATCCGAGATGACGGTTTTTTCGAGGTCAACGTAAAGACGGGGAGGGGTTTTGAGCTCGGGGTCGGCACGCAGCATTTTGGATGTGTACTCGATCTCTCTGTCGGCCTCTATTACGACCCGCGTATAGTCGTCCGTTGACCAGTGCCTTATTTTCTTTACGACGGCGTATCCCTTGGGGTATTTTTTGGGCGGCGCTTTTTTTGCCGCAGGCTCTGCTTTCTTTGAAGTCTTTGCTCCCGTGAGTGTCGCCAGCTTCTTCTTCGCTATCTCGTAGGTGTCTGCTTCCTCCATTCCGTAGACGATCCTCTGGTACGCCGTTGCGGCTTCCTTTTTCTCTCCCCTGCGCTCAAGGATCCTTCCCATCCGAAGCCACGAGTCGTCGGCCAGGCTGTCTTTCGGATATCTTTTCACAAACTCGCGCGAGTACTGAAGCGCTTTCTCGGAGTCCTCGGGCGTTTTGAACCTGAGAGACTTTCTGTCGTAGACCCTGGCGGCGGCGAAGAGACAGAGCGGGGCATTTTTCCACTCGGGGTTCTGCGAATACAGCCTGTAGAAAGTGCTTCCCACGAGATCCCATGTTTCGCTTCTTTTGGCTTTTTCGGAATTTGACTCGAGCTGGCGGTAAAGCTTGAAATTCTCTTCGAAGAGGGCCCTGTCTTTCTCCTTCGCCGTGGCGAAAGAAAGGGTAAGCAGGCAGATAAAAGCTATGAGAAAGGGAAAAAGTTTTATGCGGCTTCTCACTTTACACAGAAAGTATATTGGCTGTTGGGCCGTTGTAAATTTTTTTCGGAAGATTTGTATGTTATGTTCTTACAAAATCAATTCTACCATGTTTGGCGTGTTCTATGAAGGTCAGAGTGCTTGGATGTGCCACTTCAACAGGCGTTCCCGTAGTGGGCTGCCAATGTGACGTATGCACATCGGATAATATTAAGAACAAACGTACTAGAAGTTCCGTGGTTGTCGAGGTGGCCGGAAAGAAAATACTTATCGACACCTCGACCGATCTGAGGACCCAGGCTCTGAGGGAGGGCATAACCAGGATCGATCTCGTTCTCTATACCCACTCCCACGCGGACCACACCCACGGAATAGATGATCTTAAGGCGTTTAACTTCATAAATTCAATGGACATAGACTGTTACGCAAACCCGGTGACCCTCGATGACATAAAGCGGAACTTCGCCTACATATTCGATTCCTTCCCCGCCGCGGGAGGAAAGCCCAGGCTTAACTTCAAGGAGATAAACGGGGAAATCAGGTTCGAGGGAATCAGGATACAGCCAATCGACATCTATCATCACAACTGGCAGATACTCGGCTACAGGATCGGGTCTTTCGGTTACGTTACAGACTGCAGCGCCATTCCCGAGGAATCCTACGAAAAGCTCTCGGGGCTTGACCTTCTGATACTCGGCGCGTTGAGGTACAAACCCCACAGGGCCCACTTCAACATAGAGCAGGCGGTAGGGGAAATAGAGAAACTGGGGCCCAAAAGGGCCCTTCTTACCCATATGGGACACGAGCTTGAATACGAAAAGCTCCTCGCGGAACTCCCGGATCATGTAGAGCCGGCGTATGACGGAGCCGAAATAGAACTGAGTGACCCCTGATATTATCCCGCCCGGGTGGCGGACAAGGAAGAAAAATGCAGGATCTCGTATCAAAACTTGTTGAGAAAAACTCCTCGAAGATAGTTCTCTGCGTTCTTGACGGACTCGGGGGGCTTCCCGTTGACGGAAAGACCGAACTCGAGGCGGCCCGGACCCCGAATCTTGACCGGCTTTCTTCGGCCGGGTCTCTGGGGCTGCACGTGCCGGTTGAGAGGGGCATAACCCCTGGAAGCGGTGCCGCGCACCTCGCGCTTTTCGGCTATGATCCCGTCAGAAACGAGATAGGAAGGGGGGTGCTCGAAGCTCTTGGCCTCGGCATCGATCTTGGCCCGTCGGACGTGGCGGTGAGGGGCAACTTCGCCACCGTGAAATACGAAGGGGATAACCCGGTCGTTACCGACAGGAGAGCGGGCAGGCTCAGCACCGAGGAGAACAGGAGGGTGATTTCTAGGATTTCGTCGGTCGTCAAGGAGATATGCGGGGTAAAAGTAAATTTCTATCCAGGTCTTGAGCACAGGTTTGTCGCGGTTCTGTCGTTTCTGGCGCAGCTCTCGGAGTCAGACGCGCTTGTCTGCGACACGGACCCGCAGGCAGAAGGCAAAGCTCCTGTCAGGCCCCGCGGGGAGAACGGCAGTTCCCAGAAGACGGCCGAGATCGCGGGAGAGCTGATTGACAGTGCCTGCGAAGTGATAAGGGATGAGCCCGTTGCCAACTACATGCTTCTCAGGGGCTTCTCCGTGCGTCCTGATCTTCCGACTTTTGATGAGGCCTACGGGCTTCGGGCAGGTTGCGTTGCCGCCTATCCGATGTACAGGGGAGTGTCGAAACTGCTCGGGATGGACGTCCTTGAGGTCACCGGGGATTCCATCGGTGATGAGATCGAGACGCTTTCTCGTAATTTCGAGGATTACGATTTTTTCTACCTCCACGTGAAGAAAACGGACAGTTACGGAGAGGACGGGAATTTCGGGGCGAAAGTAGGCGTGATAGAAGAATTCGATTCGCTTGTTCCAGAAATCATGGGGCTTGGGGTTGACGTTCTTGCCGTAACGGGTGACCACTCGACCCCGTCGGCGATGAAGTCGCACAGCTGGCACCCGGTGCCTCTCATGATCAGTTCTAAATACTGCCGGGGAGGGAACGTGGCGGGTTTTTCCGAATCGTCCTGCTCATCCGGCGACTTGGGGGTCATAAAGGCAACTGAGATAATGCCGCTTCTTCTTGCCCACGCGGGACGGCTCCGCAAGTTCGGCGCTTGAAATTTGTTCCTTGCGTGATACTTTTTACAATCCGATTTCGTGCCGAAGTGGCGGAATAGGCAGACGCGCTATCTTGAGGGGGTAGTGCCCTACGGGCGTGCGGGTTCGACTCCCGCCTTCGGCACCATAAAGTAGATTCCTTGTCAACAAGCTATGCCTAAGCAATGGAATGAGAAAGCCCTCTTTTCCAAGCAAACTAGGAAAAACATAGCTTTATTTCTTCCCATGCTTGCAGTAATTGTCTCTATTGTTACGGCCGGAGCACTCATTTGGAACGGATATGAAAACAGAAAACATTACAAACTGATTGTTAGCCCAATGGTTGATACTTACATATCGAGCAATCTGCTTGATGACGACTCAGGGATTTTTATAGTGAACAAAGGCATTGGTCCTGCTAAGATAAATTTCAAAAAAATCTTTCTTGATGGACAGGCAAGCACTCCCGAAAAAATAATGCAGCAGATGATTGAAGAAGGCATTATTTATTCAGGAACTTCCTCTTCTTTAACTTTTCAAACTTTTTCTTTGAAAGAGGGAACTAAACAAGGAATTTTAAGGTTTTCTTATAAATCGGTGAAGCCTTCTGCTCAAAGGAGGTTTAGGGACTTTATCCATTGCAGGTTAGACCTTCACTACGAATGGTGTTCGGTTTATGGCGACTGTACAGATGAAAAGACGGATGGAGATGCGGTAAAAGCGCCTTTTTGCAGGGAAGTGCTACCAGTAGAAAATAATTAAAGATTTGGCTTTCAAGAGAAGAATTCTTCAATCCTGAAATATAGATGATTCCCCACTACACTACTGTCCCGAGGTTTTAAACTGAGCGTATTGTAACAACCTGATTACAGCGATAAAACAAACAGCCGGGCTGAATGTGGTAGTCCGATTCCCGAGTATATTTCATGCCATGGGGTCGCCTATACAGGCCATGAAGATTTGGATGGAGAAAGGGAAAGGTTTTGCCGTGGAGACCCGTCCGGCTTCAGAGGATCGTCCTACGCGTGAAAAAATCATGGTTGCCTTGCAGGATTAATTGACGGTTTTCTCAAAGTGCCGCGTAAAAGAGTCGTTCCTAAGCTGGTTTCATGCCCTTCTGGCAGACGACTTTCAGTCCCGGTTCCTTGACTTCCATTTGTAGTCACGATATAGTTACACTTGCGAATGTGAAGTTTTAAACGGTGCAGAGAATCAGGAGGCTGTTTCATGGAATTTGCTTTGCGTCAGGCAAAAGCGCGTCTTTCCGAGCTGGTGTCCGCTGCCGAGAAAGGAGAGCGCGTCGTCATAACAAAATACGGGGAACCCGTGGTTGAGCTCGTGCGTCTGCGCGGGCGCGGAGGGATCGACCTTGAGAAGCTTGCGGAGGATTGCAAACGGGCTGGAATCCGGGAAAGCAAGGAGGGGTGGCCGAAGGAGTTTGACGATCCTGCGTTCAGCCGGAAAGTCCTTGGGCTCGAGTAGGAAATCCTGAATCGTCCTATGCGTATACTGCTCGATACGTCTTATGTCTACGCTCTGATGATGGCGCGCTGGGACCTTTCAGAGACAGAGAAGCTGATTTTCTCCAGCAAAGACATCCGGTTCCATGTAAGTGCCGTGTCCGTCTGGGAAATGCGCCTGAAATTCAATGCCAGGGACCATTCGGGCAAGCGGAAAAGCGAATTTGACCCGGAAGACGTCGTAGAGCTGCTGGCGGTACACGACGTGGTTTTTTTGCCTATGACCGCGGGTCACGCAGCCTGCAGGCTTAAAACCCCAATAGCTCACAGAGACCCGTTTGACGAACTCCTGCTTGTTCAAGCTCAGCAGGAGAACCTGAAGTTTCTCACGACAGACCGCCAGATAATCGGACATCCATTGGCTGTTGGCCCGGACTTCATTCGGTAAAACCGCGTACTGATCAATAATTACCCTGAAGCAGGTAATTACGGCTTAATAAAGACAGGTCTGGGTTTTTTGCTCCGGGTCTTGATGAGTTTAAAAACCAGCTTTGCCCGGCGTCTCGCTGCGGATTTTTTCCGCTTTCTCGGGTTCTCCGATCTTTTCGTACACAAGACTCAGCTGCCTTCTCGCCTGGACGTAATAGGGGCTTTCGCTTCTGTTCACTTCGGAGAAGTATTCTATGCTCTTGTCCCAGCTCTCAAGCTCGAAAGCGGACAGACCGATCACCAGGTTCGCGCCGTCGCGGAAAATACCGTCTTCGGGGTCATCACCGAGGAAAAGCTCAAGATGCTTTATCGCTTCTTCGAATTTTCCAAGCTGGTAGTTGATCATCCCCATCTGGTAAAGAGCCAGAACCGACACGTCGGTTCCGGAATGCTCCTCACGTAGCGTTTGCAGCTGTGAAAGAGAGGTCTCCATTTCTCCGCTGTTGTAGCTCTTAATAGCCTCGCGGAGTTGCTCGTTTGCCAGGAGGTCTTTTTCTTCCTGTTGCGAGGAAACGAAGCAGACTGCGAGCAGGGCCACCGCTATGACGCCCATGCCGATAAGTATCTTGTTGAAGTGCTCCGAGAGGCCTTCGAGGGATTCCGCCAGGAACTCTCTGAATTTGTCGGGGCGCTTAAGTTCTTTGGTCGTATATTTTATCTTGGGCATGAATCGTAAATTTTTGCCTTTTATAGAAAAGCGGCAAGCCTGTAAATTCCGTTTTATTACTGCCGGATTTATCTGCTGTGTTAGAATATTTCTTGAGTGAACATGATACGTTGTTTCTTAAGGCAATGTCAAAGGTTTTCGGGGAATTATCGGAGGAATCGGCTGAGGTTTGATTCCCCGGCCCGAAAGTCCGGACGAAA contains the following coding sequences:
- a CDS encoding type II toxin-antitoxin system prevent-host-death family antitoxin — protein: MEFALRQAKARLSELVSAAEKGERVVITKYGEPVVELVRLRGRGGIDLEKLAEDCKRAGIRESKEGWPKEFDDPAFSRKVLGLE
- a CDS encoding AMIN domain-containing protein; translated protein: MRSRIKLFPFLIAFICLLTLSFATAKEKDRALFEENFKLYRQLESNSEKAKRSETWDLVGSTFYRLYSQNPEWKNAPLCLFAAARVYDRKSLRFKTPEDSEKALQYSREFVKRYPKDSLADDSWLRMGRILERRGEKKEAATAYQRIVYGMEEADTYEIAKKKLATLTGAKTSKKAEPAAKKAPPKKYPKGYAVVKKIRHWSTDDYTRVVIEADREIEYTSKMLRADPELKTPPRLYVDLEKTVISDSVNIEPITKGLLEKISFASNRPGISRVVLYIKDLEGHKVFSLPKSEQNPSFRLVMDIKGAGAQPEKIFAEGAPSHDKQGPSLKSKVPEGEIASLKQALGLKVRTIVIDPGHGGHDPGAVGPSGLREKDVNLRIAKRLRERLIEEGKSFGIENVYLTRSTDRFIPLEERTAIAKKRKADIFISIHCNGARRKKAHGIETYILGFTDDQTSLQLAARENATTTKGLNELGSTLKQYILSAKKEESQQVAGYVQKSIIQNVSVKYKYINNKGVKKAPFVVLIGADVPSLLIETSFITNPREEKRLKSEAYINRIVDGIVLGIKKYSMQTQKVS
- a CDS encoding 2,3-bisphosphoglycerate-independent phosphoglycerate mutase: MQDLVSKLVEKNSSKIVLCVLDGLGGLPVDGKTELEAARTPNLDRLSSAGSLGLHVPVERGITPGSGAAHLALFGYDPVRNEIGRGVLEALGLGIDLGPSDVAVRGNFATVKYEGDNPVVTDRRAGRLSTEENRRVISRISSVVKEICGVKVNFYPGLEHRFVAVLSFLAQLSESDALVCDTDPQAEGKAPVRPRGENGSSQKTAEIAGELIDSACEVIRDEPVANYMLLRGFSVRPDLPTFDEAYGLRAGCVAAYPMYRGVSKLLGMDVLEVTGDSIGDEIETLSRNFEDYDFFYLHVKKTDSYGEDGNFGAKVGVIEEFDSLVPEIMGLGVDVLAVTGDHSTPSAMKSHSWHPVPLMISSKYCRGGNVAGFSESSCSSGDLGVIKATEIMPLLLAHAGRLRKFGA
- a CDS encoding type II toxin-antitoxin system VapC family toxin, encoding MRILLDTSYVYALMMARWDLSETEKLIFSSKDIRFHVSAVSVWEMRLKFNARDHSGKRKSEFDPEDVVELLAVHDVVFLPMTAGHAACRLKTPIAHRDPFDELLLVQAQQENLKFLTTDRQIIGHPLAVGPDFIR
- a CDS encoding MBL fold metallo-hydrolase, with amino-acid sequence MKVRVLGCATSTGVPVVGCQCDVCTSDNIKNKRTRSSVVVEVAGKKILIDTSTDLRTQALREGITRIDLVLYTHSHADHTHGIDDLKAFNFINSMDIDCYANPVTLDDIKRNFAYIFDSFPAAGGKPRLNFKEINGEIRFEGIRIQPIDIYHHNWQILGYRIGSFGYVTDCSAIPEESYEKLSGLDLLILGALRYKPHRAHFNIEQAVGEIEKLGPKRALLTHMGHELEYEKLLAELPDHVEPAYDGAEIELSDP
- a CDS encoding tetratricopeptide repeat protein, with amino-acid sequence MPKIKYTTKELKRPDKFREFLAESLEGLSEHFNKILIGMGVIAVALLAVCFVSSQQEEKDLLANEQLREAIKSYNSGEMETSLSQLQTLREEHSGTDVSVLALYQMGMINYQLGKFEEAIKHLELFLGDDPEDGIFRDGANLVIGLSAFELESWDKSIEYFSEVNRSESPYYVQARRQLSLVYEKIGEPEKAEKIRSETPGKAGF